A stretch of DNA from Macrotis lagotis isolate mMagLag1 chromosome X, bilby.v1.9.chrom.fasta, whole genome shotgun sequence:
GTCCCTAGTTGCCCCCACCCCCTTGATATTCGGTATTCTCTATCTTTTCCATGGACAATCCGGTGGATCTTCCTCATTGTTCCCCTGAGAGAAAAGAGACATGGACAATGTGGGAAGTCAAATCAGAAATTCAGTGAGGGGCAGGAATGGGGCGGATCTCTGATTGTAGAAGTAATAACTCATCCCCTATTTGCTTCCAGATTTTTTGCTGTACCCTGGGTTCAATGTGATTGGCCGAAGATCAGACTCTGCTGTGATTCTACCTTTTCCATTCATCTCCAGACAACATGCAATTATTGAGATTCCATTAGGTAGCAGGGAACCTGTCCTTTATGATTTTGGTAGCCTCAATGGTTCAAGTCTTCTCAGTCCTCGCAGGCCCCTATACCCTTGGGTGAACTACCCGTTGAGGGACCAAGACATGTTTATCATTGCTAAAGTGCTATGCCAGTATCACTACCTGGGTCCACCCCAGCTTCCTTGTCCCCAGAGGGCTCTAACAGTTGAGGAGCCCTTCAGGTTTCACAGGATGGATGGACACCGCTTGCAGGCTGAAGAATCAAACGAGATTAAAGGTAAATCTGAGATATCAGGAAGGTGGTGGGTTGAAAGAAGACCTTGGGGAATGTGAAATTACAAAGTTTATTCTTCTCCCCAGATGATAGCATCATCCATTCACATGCCAGTGGTGAAGGCAATTTTGAAAGGACCTCAGGTGTAGCACCTTTGTTAGGTACTCAGCCTTCTTCCATGGAAGATGAAGGTATGTATTTAAAAGTGGAGGGTTTTCATTGAGATAGACTAAAGCACACTTGGAAAAGTGCCAGCCAGAGATGGCGAACAAGGATTCAGCTAGTGAACAAGACTCTATCCCACTAGCTCCGCCTGCATTCTAACAGGGGAAGGATCAGGTATCTATATGTGGGAACAAACGTTACAGATAAAAATGAGGAAGGGGTACAAGTACATTTCTCTTCACAGGGCATCTTGAGAAGGATCAGAATGTCATTGGTAAAGATGGAAACAGTGATTCAGATGTAGAAGTCAATGAAGACAAAGATTTTGACCAATAAGACAAAGAGACACAAGAGCCAAAGAGTGAGTCCAGTGGCATACAGAGCAGTACCAGAAAGTGGATAGAGATGGACAGTGTGTAGAGGAAGGTGGAATAttaggacagagagagagagagacatcaaAAGAGTTTGTAGTTGGTGGGGAGGTCTAGTCCTGTTCACTTGCCAGATTGGTCATGAGGATCAGACCAGAAGCAGGACCGATAATTTTGGGAGTGCTGCCACACAAGTGGTCAGGAGTTGTTATTGGCAGCCATGGGGAAGTGGGAGCCCTACTGCCTGAcaaattttttttggattatgaagctttttttttttgagttttacaacttttcccctaatcttacttccctcactccccagagaaggcagttttccagtctttacagtgtttccatcATTGCTTCAAATTAAAagtgatgacagaaaaatcatatccttaaggaaaaaaacataaagtataacagattgcaagatcagacaataagacatcagctttgtttcctaaattaaatgtaatagtccttggtctttgttcaagctccacagttctttctctggatgcagatgctgttctccattgcagacagtccaaaattgtccgtgattgttgcactgctggaatgagcGAGTTCATCGAGcttgatcctcacccccatgttactgttaggttgTAGTGTtactctggttctgctcatctcactcagcatcagtagtctgataatttttacggttcttttctttgaaaatttgccACTTTGGTGGGGAAAAGACTACAGAGGAGCAAAAGCAAATTCATAGACTGTAAATTTGAAGATATTAATCCCATTCATTCTTTGAtccttatccattttatttttgcaggaaGCCCAGGATTCCTCAGATTTGCTCCTTGAAGTTGCTTAAGTTCCAATCCCCGAAGTCCCAGTCCCTGTTTGCACCCTTTGAATCACCCAAAGGGAATAGAGGAGGCCATCCAAACCACTTCATTCTTCTTCGTCTCCAGGTCCCCAGGAATCACCTCTCTAGGGAAGAGAAAAGCAGTTAACAGTGGCACTGGGATTAGAATGACTTGTTTGGTTGGTCTAGATTTCCCCTTGAGTTAACAGAGGGacttgttttcttaatattttgaaatCCTTGTTAATATAAACCTTAAGGGCATATGGATTTTAATAAAGGgcacattgttttcaaagatgatcagcttttattttgctaattTGTATAGTAAGTTgtagtttaaattattttaaggtcttcacacacaaacacacatacaaacacacacaaacacaaacacaaacaaatcTCTTCAGTTTCCTAGACCTGTTTTCCCTGTAGTACctatggggagagggggagggatgTCTTAGCCTCTAAGTTTGGTGACAGGCTTTAGAGCTCTGTGCCTTAGGGATTGGTGGTGATGTCACTTAGGTCTTTCAGTtgcccaggcctcagtttccccttcagTAACCTGAAGCTTTTATTGTTCAAAACCTCTGAAGGGCTTTCTATTTCTATACCTAAGAGATTCTAGGTGCTCTCACACAGTTCTCTTCActtctgtcagcctcagtttctcctaaAATCATGGGATGAGCGAGGCCGATGCTTGAGAGGGCAAAATTCAAAGTTTCTGAAGGACTTATTAGTTCTAGTCCTAGAACCCTTGATGTGATCTTACACAGGTAAACTCCCTAGGTGTCAGTTTCCCACAGCCACACTGAAGGTGGAGGTGATTTAGTCTGAAATTGTGAGCTCTAGGCTTGTGAGTGCCTACTGGTTCCTTTGTCTCCCTAGGCCCCAGTTTTTTCTGTAGTAATCTGAAGGACTCATGGGTTAATTTCTCTGACGGCCTTGTCAGCTAAATGTCTAAGAAACTGTTGCTCATCTCACCCAGGTCCCATCAGTTCCCTaagtctcattttcccctttaataATCTCGAGGCTATGTAGTCCCAAACCTCTAAAGGTGTTTTCAGCTCTCTCCTTAGAGCTACTGGGTGTTCTCACGGAGGTCCCTGCAGTTTCCCCTATGTTCACAGGGGCTGGTGGGGTCTCTTAACATCTAAGGCCTCCGATGACCTCTTTAGCTCTATAATTAGGAATCTGTAGGCTCTCAGAACTCTTTTTAACCTCCATAAATAAATTTCCCCTAAAGTCTCAGTAGTGGTTGTCTTGGTTTCTAAGGTCTCTGAAGGCCTTGTCAATGCTTGACCTAGGAGCTTGTGGGTGATTTCATAAAGGTGATTTGTctgctttgcctcagtttcccctactGTCATTAAAGGGACGTGTTCTCTCAAGTCTCTGAAATCCATGTCACCTCTATACCTAAGAGCCTGTGGTGATTTCCCACAAGTTCCTTAGCATACTAAACCTCAGTTATCACTACAGTCATAGGGGACCAGAGGGGTTTCTTGGACTCTAAAACCTCAGAAGCCCTTGTCACTTTTATACTTATCAGTCTGTATGTTATCTCACCCATTCgttttctagacctcagtttcccctacaATCACTGTGAAAGGAGGGAGGTATATTGGGCCCTGAAGACCTCTGAATGCCTTGTAGCCCAAGGCCTAGGACTCTGGGATCTCACATAGGTCCCTTCAGCTCCCTAGGCATCAGTTTCCCCTACATTTAGTGAAAGTAGGGGGTCTTGTTCTCTAACATCCCCAAAGACCTTCTCAGCTCTAGATATCACACAGGTTTCTTAGAGTCCCTTGTCCTCAACTTTTATTGTTAGTTACCCAAAGGTCTTGTGTTCCAAACCTCTGAGGATGTTGTCAGCTTAATATCTAAAGAAATGTTGCTGATCTCACACAAGTCCTTTCAGTGCCTTGGGCCTTAATTTCCCCTACCAGTCAAAGAAGGTTGTGGGGGTCTCAAACTTGAATCCTCTGAATTCCTTGTCACCCCTGAACCTAAGAGGCTGTTAGTAAACTCACATGGGCTCATTCAGTTCTCTAGGCCTCAGTGTCACTGTCACTGGGGGATAAGCTGGGAGTTGGGGGGAGAAGTGTTGCTGTTTTTACTATTTCCCAAGGCCTTTTCAGCCTGGTCATCAATTTCCTTTAAAGTCAAAGGAGGAAATTATAGCTCATTTCCCCACAACGGTCCTCTTCTCCATCCTCTTTCTCAGGGTTCAGCAGGGGTCTTGGGGGAGGACCAAGAATCCAAGAACAGATGCTTTGTTCCCTCCAGTCTTCAGCCCTGCCCTGTTATAGTTTGTATAATACTCTGGAGCTTCTGGTCAATCAGAGAGGTCTGTCAGAGGAGCCAGGTGCCAAGGGCTGCCCTTCCCCCTGTCCTGGTATGGAACCCAGGTGAAAGGCAGGCAACATATGGAAGGGCTCAGTCAATCATTGTGTGCATTGTTGTTAAGACACAGCAGAAGgaaccaataaaataataatggctCAAGGTCTCCTTCCAGTACCTataactggggtggctaggtggtgcaggggatagaacctctgccttggaatcaggaagacctgagttcaaggctGACCTCAGActgtgacttaaccccattgacttaaatttaaaaaaaatagcaaatcatGCATCTATTTTATAAGACTATTTTTTCTGACTTGGAGGACATTTTAGCCATGGACATTATTTCATTCCAGTTAAGATAGTTGATGAAGGTCACTAGAACTTTCTCGCCATCTGGTGGGAAAGATATTAtgaaatcatttcattctttcctctgtGTCTGTTGCTGGGGTAggttttccccaattacattgtACCCCACAAAAGCCAGCCAATGGGATCAAGAGGAAGGGGATTAGGTAGGGAGTAATATGGTTAAAATCGATATAAACCAAACTTGCTGTACTTTCAGCCCCACTCTCTGACTTTAGGATACCCTCTCTCTTACAATAGTTAAAAGAAGTATACTTAAAGAGAGGGTGTGCATTTAGACAGACCTTGAAAGTGATGAGTCTTTAccagatactttatttttttttttggcaatgcaaacgggtttaagtggcttgcccaaggccacacaggtagataattattaaatgtctgagaccagatttaaacccaggtactcctgtctccagggccggtgctttatccactacaccacctagctgcccctttaccaCTTACTTTAACTAAGGAGAGTTGAATGGAGTTGATGAGAATATCATAAATGTCCTTTGGAGTATAAAAATTTGCTTTACCCTACCGAGAAGAAGGAGTGCTTGGGGCGGGTAGGTGGGTGGGCAGAAAGGGGtacagggagaaaggaaaagaaagaaaaaagtataaaggaagaaagatagcatgaagggaaatacagagtcAGTAATCCTAACTTTAATGAGaaggggatgaactctcccataacaGGGAAGCTGATAGCCTAGTGGATTAAAAATCTAATGCATTActggaaacacatttgaaatggaaaaatacacAATTAAAGGCCATGACTGACTGGCAGTCTGCTGAGAAATGGTGTCCAGGGAGGATGTGGCCCAGGTGTCAGGGAGGAAGGGAGGCCATGATTGACTTGGGGTCTCAGAGATATTGTCCAGGAAGGGGGTTTGGTCATGGGGGGCAGGCCTGAACCTGGGATCCACTCCTACCATACTGAGGATACTAAGGTTCACATGCAGTCTATCAGGCTTTGTTGAGTCTCCCCCATTTTTTGAGAGATGTATAGGGTGGTAAAAGTTAAGCTTCACCGGGGCCACTTGtgtttgacagaagaggaaatttcagacccagagaagttgagtgacttgatCAAGATCACGCGGGCTTTAGTGACAGAGCCCACATTGGGGCTTTGCCATCACCCTCTGAAGGGTCTCTCCTCACTTGTCGTGGCCTAGGTCTCCCAATGAGGGAAGCCTTGTTCCAGGCTCTTCCTGGGTCTATGTTTGATGGGGTATTTTTTTGTCAAAAGGAGCATTGCCCTGCCTCCCTCCTCTCACCTCCTGTCTAATGCTAGAAGATTCCTTGTCTGACTAACTGAGGTTCTTGTTGCTGAGTGGTCTTCTCCCCTTACCCCACCCCCAGGTCATGGATGCCTCAGGACTGGAGGATAAGCAGCCTGTGGGGAGGCTGCAATATGTTCAGGAGTCTCAAATTCCTGAGTCAGGTCAGTGGGTCTTGTACCCAAAGGATAGAGGTGGGGTGGTTGGGGCAGGTttgaaacctttcttttttttcattttatggtcTCTAGTAGCCACCACCTCCTAGATATTGTGAATTCTCTATCTTTCCCATTGAAAAGTCAATAGATCTTCCTCATTGTTCTCCTGAGAGAAAACATACATGTACGATGagggaatttaaaaaagaaattcaatgaggGACAGGAATGGGGCAGATCTCTGAGTTTAGAAGTAATAACTCaggtggataggtggcacagtggataccatactggacctgaagtcaggagtcaaatctggcctcagacacaataattaccaaGGTCTttggcttgggcaagccatttaccccattgccttgcaaaaagttttttaaaaaagtaataattcacaaATTTTTGCTTCCAGATTTCTTGCTGTACCCTGGGGAGAATGTGATTGGCCGAAGATCAATCTCTACAGTGATTCTGTCTCTTCCATCCATCTCCAGAGTACATGCATTTATTGAGATTCCTGTCCAGGGCAGGGCTCCTATCCTTTATGATTGTGGTAGCCTCAATGCTTCAAGCCTTCTGAGACCTGGCAGGCCCCTAAACGCTTGGGGGAAATAGCATTTGAAGGACCAAGACTTGGTTCTCTTTGCTAAAGTGTGTTGCCAGTATCGCCACCTGGGTGTCTCCCTACTTCCGGCTCCCCAGGGTCTCTAAAAGTTGAAGAGACCTCCAGGCTTCCCAGGATGGGGGGACCCCAGTTGCAGGGAACTTTATTGACTGAAGAATCAGAAGAGTTTGA
This window harbors:
- the LOC141498735 gene encoding mediator of DNA damage checkpoint protein 1-like, with amino-acid sequence MRRDQNPLRPGGSLSLLLCVPFGSRGLTVMDAPGMEYQHRLTLQNQQPVGRLHVFRRTRYSQTDFLLYPGFNVIGRRSDSAVILPFPFISRQHAIIEIPLGSREPVLYDFGSLNGSSLLSPRRPLYPWVNYPLRDQDMFIIAKVLCQYHYLGPPQLPCPQRALTVEEPFRFHRMDGHRLQAEESNEIKDDSIIHSHASGEGNFERTSGVAPLLGTQPSSMEDEGHLEKDQNVIGKDGNSDSDVEVNEDKDFDQ